The following proteins are co-located in the Paludibaculum fermentans genome:
- a CDS encoding SDR family NAD(P)-dependent oxidoreductase, with amino-acid sequence MSESLKGKIALVTGASRGLGRAMAIALAGAGVRVALVGRDAAKLEETAAACGEGALIFPCDVTKEDEIAQLEKGVSESLGKVQILINNAGVNLRKPVTEFTLQEWNWVMDTNLTSAFLCARAFVPHMKGTGYGRIINMTSIMSHVSLPGRCAYSASKTGLLGLTRALAMELAGEGVTVNGISPGPFATEMNTPLMSNPEANAQFLSKIPVGQWGEPADIGTLAVYLCSPEARFITGTDIVIDGGWLAQ; translated from the coding sequence ATGTCTGAAAGTCTGAAGGGTAAGATCGCCCTGGTAACGGGCGCCTCCCGCGGCCTGGGCCGCGCCATGGCTATCGCGCTGGCGGGTGCGGGTGTCCGCGTCGCGCTGGTAGGCCGCGATGCGGCCAAGCTGGAAGAGACAGCGGCGGCCTGCGGTGAGGGTGCCTTGATTTTCCCGTGCGACGTCACGAAAGAGGACGAGATCGCGCAATTGGAGAAGGGCGTCTCCGAATCGTTGGGCAAGGTGCAGATCCTGATCAACAACGCCGGCGTGAATCTACGCAAGCCGGTGACGGAGTTCACCCTGCAGGAATGGAACTGGGTGATGGATACGAACCTCACCAGCGCCTTCCTGTGTGCGCGCGCCTTCGTGCCGCACATGAAGGGCACCGGCTACGGGCGCATCATCAACATGACTTCCATCATGAGTCATGTCTCGCTGCCGGGACGCTGCGCCTATTCCGCTTCGAAGACAGGACTGCTGGGCCTGACGCGGGCGCTGGCGATGGAGTTGGCCGGTGAAGGCGTCACGGTGAACGGCATCAGTCCGGGGCCGTTCGCGACGGAGATGAACACGCCACTGATGAGCAATCCCGAGGCGAACGCGCAGTTCCTGTCGAAGATTCCGGTGGGCCAATGGGGCGAGCCGGCCGATATCGGAACCCTGGCGGTCTATCTGTGCTCTCCGGAAGCGCGGTTCATCACCGGGACGGACATCGTTATCGATGGAGGCTGGCTGGCGCAATGA
- a CDS encoding substrate-binding domain-containing protein: protein MKRRVFLAAGAAGLAAACRRSGKRRIAVIPKGTSHLFWVSVQAGALAAGKQFNVEILWNGPATETDFNRQIQIIDAMIAQRVDGIAVAVSERQALAGPIDRAVAAGIPVTVFDSGVDTQSYMSYVGTDNVLAGRMAARKLAEILGGKGKVAVVLHMPGSLSTMDRETGFKDEVERKFPGLKIVAEQFGMSDRAKSRAAAENILAAHPDLDAFFTSTEPSATGTILALKSRDLQKKVKLVTVDSSDNLVEEMRAGVLSAMIAQDPFGMAFQTVKTLVDKLDGKQPPKRIDLEPIVITAPDLDKPEVQQLLKPDIRKYL, encoded by the coding sequence ATGAAGCGGCGCGTATTCCTGGCGGCCGGCGCGGCTGGACTGGCCGCCGCATGCAGGCGCAGCGGGAAACGCCGGATTGCCGTGATCCCCAAAGGGACGTCCCATCTTTTCTGGGTTTCAGTCCAGGCGGGGGCACTGGCCGCAGGGAAGCAGTTCAACGTCGAGATCCTGTGGAACGGGCCGGCGACCGAGACCGATTTCAATCGCCAGATCCAGATCATCGATGCGATGATCGCCCAGCGAGTGGACGGCATCGCCGTGGCGGTGAGCGAGCGGCAAGCGCTGGCGGGACCGATCGACCGCGCCGTGGCCGCGGGCATCCCGGTGACCGTCTTCGATTCCGGCGTCGACACGCAGAGCTACATGTCCTATGTCGGAACGGACAATGTGCTGGCTGGGCGGATGGCGGCCCGAAAACTGGCCGAGATCCTGGGCGGCAAGGGCAAAGTAGCCGTGGTTCTGCACATGCCGGGCAGCTTGTCCACGATGGATCGTGAGACGGGCTTCAAGGATGAAGTCGAGAGGAAGTTTCCGGGGCTCAAGATTGTGGCCGAGCAGTTCGGCATGTCGGACCGGGCCAAGTCACGGGCGGCGGCCGAGAACATCCTGGCGGCCCACCCGGATCTAGACGCCTTCTTCACGTCGACGGAGCCCAGCGCGACTGGTACGATTCTGGCGTTGAAGAGCCGGGATCTGCAGAAGAAGGTGAAACTGGTGACGGTGGATTCCAGTGATAACCTCGTGGAGGAGATGCGGGCCGGGGTATTGAGCGCCATGATTGCGCAGGATCCCTTCGGGATGGCATTTCAAACGGTGAAGACCCTGGTGGATAAGCTGGACGGCAAACAACCGCCCAAGCGCATCGACCTGGAACCGATTGTGATCACAGCGCCGGATCTGGATAAGCCGGAAGTGCAACAATTGCTGAAACCGGACATCCGGAAATACCTGTAG
- a CDS encoding peptide MFS transporter: MNQDTRFFGHPAGLSTLFFTELWERFGYYGMRALLVLFMTAAASAGGMGMSTTTAFAIYGLYTASVYGFSLPGGWLADRILGQRRAVMYGGLIISAGYFMLAVPNESVFFLGLPLIVLGTGLLKPNISTIVGQIYRPGDPRTDAGFSIFYMGINIGATVSPLICGYVGERINWHYGFGLAGVGMLCGVLTFWMGRHRLGEAGIHPVAPPTPEIGQQWRRQFQYSVAGLVVAAAVLAFLHLSGTMPLDAERLVNAAGVLLAIITLGLFGWMFFGGDWTPAERKRLMVIIVLFCGSSLYWAAFEQAGSSFNVFAKQNTERVLFGFDFPASWFQSLNAGFIICFAAAFAWLWLKMGDRQPSSVMKFALSLFFATGTFVVMMLAAQRAGAGGRVSPMWLVVTYLLQTLGELLLSPVGLGAMTRLAPKRVAGLMMGVWFLSISMGNYLAGKTASIYGSLPPFDLFRTLGIIMLVAAVILAFIARPVSKLIDDVK, translated from the coding sequence ATGAATCAGGACACCCGCTTCTTTGGCCACCCGGCCGGCTTGTCGACGCTGTTTTTCACTGAGCTATGGGAGCGGTTTGGCTACTATGGCATGCGTGCGCTGCTGGTCTTGTTCATGACCGCAGCCGCCTCGGCCGGCGGCATGGGCATGAGCACGACAACGGCGTTCGCCATCTACGGTCTATACACTGCAAGCGTGTACGGATTCAGCCTGCCTGGAGGCTGGCTGGCCGACCGCATTCTGGGCCAGCGCCGCGCCGTGATGTACGGCGGGCTGATTATCTCGGCCGGGTATTTCATGCTTGCAGTGCCGAATGAGTCCGTCTTCTTCCTGGGCCTGCCCTTGATCGTGCTTGGTACCGGCCTGCTGAAACCGAATATCTCGACGATTGTCGGACAGATCTACCGGCCGGGCGACCCACGCACGGACGCCGGATTTTCGATCTTCTACATGGGGATCAATATCGGCGCTACGGTGTCGCCATTGATCTGCGGATATGTGGGTGAACGGATCAACTGGCATTACGGCTTCGGCCTGGCCGGTGTCGGCATGCTCTGCGGAGTACTGACTTTCTGGATGGGCCGGCACCGTCTGGGTGAGGCAGGCATACATCCCGTGGCTCCGCCGACGCCGGAGATCGGACAGCAGTGGCGCCGGCAATTTCAGTATTCCGTGGCCGGGCTGGTGGTCGCGGCCGCCGTGCTCGCATTTCTGCACTTGAGCGGCACGATGCCCCTGGATGCGGAACGGCTGGTGAATGCGGCCGGAGTTCTACTGGCCATCATCACGCTTGGGCTGTTCGGTTGGATGTTCTTCGGCGGAGACTGGACCCCTGCGGAGCGCAAGCGGCTGATGGTGATCATCGTCTTGTTCTGCGGCTCGTCACTCTATTGGGCGGCCTTTGAACAGGCGGGTTCGTCGTTCAATGTCTTCGCGAAGCAGAATACGGAAAGAGTGCTCTTCGGGTTTGACTTCCCGGCGAGTTGGTTTCAGTCGTTGAACGCGGGTTTCATCATCTGTTTTGCGGCGGCGTTCGCGTGGCTCTGGCTGAAGATGGGTGACCGGCAGCCCTCCTCTGTCATGAAGTTCGCACTTTCGCTATTCTTCGCCACAGGCACTTTTGTCGTGATGATGCTGGCCGCCCAGCGGGCCGGCGCCGGCGGACGGGTCAGCCCCATGTGGTTGGTGGTGACCTATTTGCTGCAGACCCTGGGCGAGCTTCTGCTCAGTCCGGTGGGCCTGGGTGCGATGACCCGGTTGGCGCCCAAACGGGTAGCCGGCCTGATGATGGGTGTCTGGTTTCTCTCGATCTCGATGGGCAACTATCTGGCCGGCAAGACGGCCTCAATTTACGGCAGCCTGCCGCCCTTCGACCTGTTCCGTACCCTCGGCATCATCATGCTGGTGGCGGCCGTGATCCTCGCATTCATCGCCCGCCCTGTTTCGAAGCTGATCGACGACGTAAAATAA
- the xseB gene encoding exodeoxyribonuclease VII small subunit, which produces MADKKPKAAEKLPSADAQPFEQSISELEAVVRQLESAELPLEQALELFEKGMLLSDSCRKQLTAAETRVEILMKKGEDFEAVPFDPEEE; this is translated from the coding sequence ATGGCCGACAAAAAGCCGAAGGCGGCGGAGAAGCTGCCGTCCGCCGACGCGCAACCGTTCGAACAATCCATCAGTGAACTCGAAGCGGTGGTGCGCCAACTGGAGAGCGCGGAACTGCCTTTGGAGCAGGCCCTGGAACTCTTTGAAAAGGGGATGCTTCTCAGTGATTCCTGCCGTAAGCAACTGACGGCGGCCGAGACGCGGGTAGAGATCCTCATGAAGAAGGGCGAGGACTTTGAGGCCGTGCCTTTCGATCCGGAAGAAGAATGA
- a CDS encoding polyprenyl synthetase family protein has translation MTLAELSLKEYLVEQTKLIDQELDRLVPAEDVAPSTIHKAMRYSLFAGGKRIRPILCLEAARSIAGHDVEGAVTVACPLELIHTYSLIHDDLPALDNDDLRRGRPTSHKVFGEAMAILAGDSLLTFAFEVLGRLGNARLVAELASASGTVRGMIAGQVHDIEGENQAPTAELLDQIHRAKTGALLRCSLRLGAIHAGATEDQLASISAYGEHIGLAFQIVDDILDVTQTSEELGKTAGKDAEQHKITFPAVYGLDASQHMAEEQRGLAHAALEQFGGSARRLHELADLIVDRNS, from the coding sequence ATGACGCTTGCTGAACTGAGTCTGAAGGAATATCTGGTCGAGCAGACGAAGCTGATCGACCAGGAGTTGGACCGGCTGGTGCCGGCCGAAGATGTGGCCCCCTCGACCATCCACAAGGCGATGCGATACTCGCTGTTCGCCGGCGGGAAGAGGATCCGGCCGATCCTGTGCCTGGAAGCCGCGAGGAGCATCGCGGGCCACGATGTGGAGGGGGCGGTGACCGTGGCGTGTCCCCTGGAACTGATCCACACCTATTCACTGATCCACGACGACCTGCCAGCCCTGGACAATGACGACTTACGCCGCGGCCGGCCCACTTCCCACAAGGTATTTGGGGAGGCGATGGCGATTCTGGCCGGGGATTCGCTGCTGACGTTTGCGTTTGAGGTCCTGGGGCGGCTTGGCAATGCGCGCCTGGTGGCCGAACTGGCTTCGGCTTCCGGTACCGTGCGGGGCATGATCGCCGGCCAGGTGCACGACATTGAAGGCGAGAATCAGGCACCCACGGCGGAACTGCTGGACCAGATTCATCGGGCGAAGACCGGGGCGCTGCTGCGCTGCTCGCTGCGGCTGGGCGCCATCCATGCGGGCGCGACGGAGGATCAACTGGCGTCGATCTCGGCTTATGGAGAGCATATCGGACTCGCCTTCCAGATCGTCGACGACATACTGGACGTGACCCAGACGAGCGAGGAACTGGGGAAGACGGCCGGCAAGGATGCCGAGCAGCACAAGATCACCTTTCCAGCCGTATACGGCCTGGACGCTTCCCAGCACATGGCGGAGGAGCAGCGGGGCTTGGCGCACGCCGCGCTGGAGCAGTTCGGCGGCAGCGCCCGGCGGCTGCACGAACTGGCCGATCTCATCGTCGACCGCAACTCATGA
- a CDS encoding TlyA family RNA methyltransferase, giving the protein MKQPRQRIDQLLCDRGLVESKDRAHAMLLAGAVMVNGQRVDKAGALVSTGAVIELIARMPWVSRGAYKLLGALDHWKIDVTGRVCLDVGSSTGGFTDVLLNRGAARVHCIDVGTGQLDWKLRNDPRVVVHEGVNARFLEPSVTGELAELAVCDVSFISVTLILPALKPMLTAPREFVILVKPQFEVGRDQVGRGGIVRDPALHQASVERVRSAAAMLDFETEVIESPVLGAEGNKEFLLHGTDSHGRHHLEA; this is encoded by the coding sequence ATGAAGCAGCCCAGGCAGCGCATCGACCAGTTGTTATGCGATCGCGGCCTGGTCGAATCCAAGGACAGGGCGCACGCCATGCTGCTGGCCGGCGCAGTGATGGTGAACGGGCAGCGCGTGGACAAGGCCGGAGCGCTGGTCTCCACCGGCGCAGTGATCGAGCTGATTGCGCGGATGCCCTGGGTAAGCCGAGGCGCCTACAAACTGCTGGGTGCATTGGATCACTGGAAGATCGATGTGACGGGCCGTGTGTGCCTGGATGTCGGGTCCTCCACCGGCGGATTCACCGACGTATTGCTGAATCGAGGCGCGGCCCGGGTACACTGCATCGACGTCGGGACCGGCCAGTTGGATTGGAAGCTGCGCAACGACCCGCGGGTGGTGGTCCACGAGGGAGTGAACGCCCGGTTCCTGGAGCCCTCGGTCACAGGCGAACTCGCGGAATTGGCGGTCTGCGACGTCAGCTTCATATCGGTTACACTCATCCTTCCGGCCCTGAAGCCGATGCTCACCGCGCCGCGTGAGTTCGTTATCCTAGTCAAACCACAGTTCGAGGTGGGCCGTGACCAGGTAGGACGGGGTGGGATCGTGCGCGATCCGGCCCTGCACCAGGCCTCAGTGGAGCGGGTCCGTTCCGCTGCCGCGATGCTGGACTTTGAGACGGAAGTAATTGAAAGTCCCGTACTGGGCGCTGAGGGAAATAAGGAGTTCCTGCTGCATGGAACCGATTCGCACGGTCGGCATCATCTCGAAGCCTGA
- a CDS encoding NAD(+)/NADH kinase — protein MEPIRTVGIISKPEVKQAEQLVPALLAWLDSHGVGYRVDLATQQYSSKDLPTVSREEVPDGCQLVIVLGGDGTLLSAARAIAGREIPLFAVNLGGLGFLTAISTEELFPELERALRNEHRIAKRRMLSCEVQRHGDVVAHYEALNDVVITKVNIARMIDLVCNVDAHFVCRYKADGLILSTPTGSTAYSLSAGGPIVFPSVGALCITPICPHTLTNRPVLVSDASVIQILNLASDDVAYLTIDGQVGEPLKEQDRVICRSSQHALSLIRPPRMLFFDVLRQKLKWGER, from the coding sequence ATGGAACCGATTCGCACGGTCGGCATCATCTCGAAGCCTGAGGTCAAACAGGCCGAGCAGCTTGTGCCCGCCCTGCTGGCGTGGCTCGACTCGCACGGCGTTGGCTATCGGGTGGATCTGGCGACCCAGCAGTATTCCTCGAAAGATCTGCCGACAGTTTCGCGTGAAGAGGTTCCGGATGGCTGCCAACTGGTGATCGTCCTGGGCGGCGACGGCACGCTGCTTTCGGCGGCGCGGGCGATCGCAGGACGGGAAATCCCCCTCTTTGCCGTGAACCTGGGCGGGCTCGGTTTCCTCACTGCCATCTCGACCGAGGAGCTTTTCCCCGAACTGGAGCGCGCGCTCCGCAATGAACACCGGATTGCCAAGCGCCGCATGCTGTCCTGCGAAGTGCAGCGCCACGGCGACGTGGTCGCGCATTACGAAGCCCTGAACGACGTCGTGATCACCAAGGTGAACATCGCCCGCATGATCGACCTGGTGTGCAATGTGGATGCCCACTTTGTCTGCCGCTACAAGGCCGACGGGCTGATTCTGTCGACCCCCACCGGTTCCACCGCCTACTCGCTCAGCGCCGGCGGTCCCATCGTTTTCCCCTCAGTGGGCGCGTTGTGCATTACGCCCATCTGCCCTCACACGCTGACCAACCGGCCCGTCCTGGTGTCGGATGCGAGCGTAATCCAGATATTGAACCTGGCTTCCGACGACGTGGCTTACCTCACGATCGACGGCCAAGTAGGAGAGCCGCTTAAAGAACAGGACCGAGTGATCTGCCGTAGCAGCCAACATGCCCTGTCGCTGATCAGGCCGCCGCGGATGCTATTTTTTGATGTACTGCGACAGAAACTCAAGTGGGGTGAACGTTGA
- a CDS encoding dicarboxylate/amino acid:cation symporter, whose amino-acid sequence MKKLSLTSWIFIAMALGIAVGHFFPDVGKQLTPVSNIFIRMIKSIIAPLLFATLVVGIAGSGSAKAMGRIGAKAIIYFEIVTTMALVVGLMFVNLLKPGVGVALQAGAPDPNLPTTHLTFASILEHTFPNSIFDSMAKGEVLQMVVFCFLFGTACTALGARAEPVVKFLQSLAEIMFEYTKYVMYLAPFGVGAAMAATIGNKGINVLGNLGKLVLTLYGALAFFVIVVLGLVIVITRIPARRFWHWVKEPYILAFSTASSEAALPMALENMQRFGVPKHIVAFVLPTGYSFNLDGSTLYLSLASVFVAQAAGVDMPLSQQIMMMLTLMLTSKGVAAVPRASLIVLAGTLATFKLPVEGIAIILGVDTLMDMARTSVNLLGNCLASAVVARWEGYDLSQPPAELEVEPAVH is encoded by the coding sequence TTGAAAAAGCTCTCTCTGACCAGCTGGATCTTTATCGCCATGGCGCTGGGCATCGCCGTGGGACACTTCTTTCCGGATGTCGGGAAACAGCTCACGCCTGTTTCCAACATCTTCATCCGCATGATCAAGTCGATCATTGCGCCGCTGCTGTTCGCCACCCTAGTGGTGGGCATTGCCGGGTCTGGTTCCGCCAAGGCGATGGGCCGCATCGGAGCCAAGGCGATTATCTACTTCGAGATTGTGACCACCATGGCGCTGGTGGTGGGGCTGATGTTCGTGAACCTGCTGAAGCCGGGTGTGGGCGTGGCGCTGCAGGCCGGCGCGCCGGATCCGAATCTGCCCACGACGCACCTGACGTTCGCCTCGATTCTGGAGCACACCTTCCCGAACTCCATCTTCGATTCGATGGCCAAGGGGGAAGTGCTGCAGATGGTGGTGTTCTGCTTCCTGTTCGGCACCGCATGCACGGCCCTGGGGGCACGGGCGGAGCCGGTTGTGAAGTTCCTGCAGTCGCTGGCCGAGATCATGTTCGAGTACACGAAGTACGTGATGTACCTGGCGCCCTTCGGCGTGGGCGCGGCCATGGCGGCGACCATCGGCAACAAGGGCATCAATGTCCTGGGCAACCTGGGCAAGCTGGTGCTGACGCTCTACGGGGCGCTGGCCTTCTTCGTGATCGTTGTCCTGGGCCTGGTGATCGTGATCACACGCATCCCGGCGCGGCGGTTCTGGCATTGGGTGAAGGAGCCGTACATCCTGGCTTTCTCGACGGCATCGAGCGAAGCTGCCCTGCCCATGGCTCTGGAGAACATGCAGCGCTTCGGAGTGCCGAAGCACATCGTGGCGTTTGTGCTGCCCACAGGGTATAGCTTCAACCTGGATGGCTCGACACTTTACCTGTCGCTGGCCTCTGTGTTTGTGGCCCAGGCGGCGGGTGTCGACATGCCTCTGTCGCAGCAGATCATGATGATGCTGACGCTGATGCTGACTTCGAAGGGTGTGGCTGCCGTGCCGCGCGCCTCCCTGATTGTGCTGGCCGGCACGCTGGCCACGTTCAAGCTGCCGGTGGAGGGCATCGCGATCATCCTCGGCGTCGATACGCTGATGGACATGGCACGCACCTCGGTAAACCTGCTGGGCAATTGCCTGGCGAGCGCCGTGGTGGCGCGCTGGGAAGGCTACGACCTGTCGCAGCCGCCCGCTGAACTGGAAGTGGAACCGGCTGTTCACTAG
- a CDS encoding sugar phosphate isomerase/epimerase family protein, producing MMLGAVTYNVLKDWDLETVITRLEEAGFEAVELRTTHKHGVEPTLTVDERAKVRARFERSKVRLLSFGTTCEFHSADEAVRRKNVADGKAFVDLAHDTGAWGVKVRPNGFPKEVTREQTIQNIGGCLRELGEYGAGKGVEIWLEVHGSQTQVPPVCAAIMRATKHDSVGLCWNSNPTDVIDGSVKQSFELLKPWIKSCHINDLVNEQYPWRELFTLLRQAKFERYTLMEVAESKEPERFLRYYRALWKELNRG from the coding sequence ATGATGCTCGGAGCGGTGACGTACAACGTCCTGAAGGATTGGGATCTCGAAACCGTCATTACGCGGTTGGAGGAGGCCGGCTTCGAAGCTGTCGAACTCCGCACCACGCACAAGCATGGTGTGGAGCCCACCCTGACAGTGGATGAGCGGGCCAAGGTGCGGGCCCGCTTCGAGCGCAGCAAGGTGAGGCTGCTGAGCTTCGGCACGACCTGCGAATTCCACTCCGCCGACGAGGCGGTCCGCCGAAAGAATGTAGCGGACGGCAAGGCCTTCGTCGACCTGGCCCACGACACCGGAGCCTGGGGCGTGAAGGTGCGGCCCAACGGCTTTCCCAAGGAAGTGACCCGCGAGCAGACCATCCAGAACATCGGCGGCTGCCTGCGCGAGTTGGGCGAGTATGGGGCAGGAAAGGGCGTGGAGATCTGGCTGGAAGTGCATGGGTCCCAAACGCAGGTTCCGCCGGTGTGCGCGGCGATCATGCGCGCCACGAAGCACGACAGCGTGGGGCTGTGTTGGAACTCGAATCCAACGGATGTGATCGACGGCAGCGTGAAGCAGTCCTTTGAGCTGCTGAAACCCTGGATCAAGAGCTGCCACATCAATGACCTGGTCAACGAGCAGTACCCCTGGCGCGAGTTGTTCACGCTGCTGCGGCAGGCTAAGTTCGAGCGCTACACCCTGATGGAAGTAGCCGAAAGTAAAGAGCCCGAGCGGTTCCTCCGCTATTACCGGGCGTTGTGGAAGGAGTTGAATCGCGGATGA
- a CDS encoding M14 family metallopeptidase has product MRIWARLWWVTVLLASTLLAEPPSPETFFGHKMGADRTVLDWSKVVDYFQALEKGSDRVRFREYGRSTEGRPMVMAVISAPETLKRLDRYREIQNKLSDPRATSAEEMRKLAGEGKVVVLITCSVHATEIASTHAAVEFAHRMATSDDARIQGILNNVILLLAPSINPDGLDIVTNWYRKTLNTPFEGTSPPELYQKYVGHDNNRDWYIFSQSETRAVVSQLHNVWHPQIVYDVHQMGPTGARMFVPPWLDPIEPNIDPLIAQQCNMVGMVMAADLTAAGRKGVAVNAVYDFWTPARHYQSYHGGLRILSESASVRIASPVNIKAEQISNLALGFNPREKSWNYLEPWMGGDWKLRDIIDDQLIAMESLLNTAALRREDFLKNFYAINQRAAQRRAPYSFVLPPTQADPGAARKLLETLEFGGVEIEKAAEAFQVGSKSYPAGTFVVKMQQPWSGFAKALLERQKYPDLRVYPGGPPRRPYDVTAQTLPLLMGVQVDTIDDQFQANLAAVKDFRFPAQGLSGSDSDSWKKVNQAWKAGTPVWRNMQTGEFSLGARRAGFTPLKRPKVGLYKSYVPSMDEGWTRWLVEQFGWEYSSVSNSEIKGGKLNDRYDVILFADQSPGSIQSGYRQGSMPEEYTGGLGAEGAESLKQFVEAGGRLVFLNDSTEYAVEQLGVKAKNALKGVSNRDFYCPGSLLNVKLEPGSPLGLGLPPEFTIWNEQSPVWEPEEASAKAVVKYASAPVLASGWLLGEKYLAGKPALLDVAQGKGHIFLFGMRPQYRAQSWLTLKLLFNAMAY; this is encoded by the coding sequence ATGAGGATTTGGGCGCGTTTGTGGTGGGTGACAGTTCTACTGGCTTCCACCCTGCTGGCTGAGCCGCCTTCGCCGGAGACCTTCTTCGGGCACAAGATGGGCGCGGACCGTACCGTTCTCGACTGGTCGAAGGTGGTGGATTACTTCCAGGCCCTGGAAAAGGGCAGCGACCGCGTCAGGTTCCGGGAGTACGGGCGAAGCACGGAAGGCCGCCCCATGGTGATGGCCGTTATCAGCGCTCCTGAGACCCTGAAACGCCTCGACCGCTACCGGGAAATCCAGAACAAGCTGTCGGATCCCCGCGCTACTTCGGCTGAGGAAATGCGCAAGCTCGCGGGCGAAGGTAAGGTGGTGGTGCTCATCACCTGCAGCGTCCATGCCACTGAGATCGCCTCCACTCACGCCGCTGTCGAGTTCGCCCACCGGATGGCCACCTCCGACGACGCCAGGATCCAGGGAATCCTGAATAACGTCATCCTGTTGCTGGCGCCCTCGATCAACCCGGACGGCCTGGACATCGTCACCAACTGGTACCGGAAGACGCTGAATACGCCGTTCGAAGGCACGAGCCCGCCGGAGCTCTACCAGAAGTATGTCGGCCATGACAACAACCGCGACTGGTACATCTTTTCGCAGTCCGAGACGCGCGCGGTGGTGAGCCAGCTTCACAACGTCTGGCATCCGCAGATTGTTTACGACGTGCACCAGATGGGACCCACCGGGGCCAGGATGTTCGTTCCGCCGTGGCTGGATCCAATTGAGCCCAATATCGATCCGCTCATCGCACAGCAGTGCAACATGGTGGGGATGGTCATGGCGGCCGACCTGACCGCCGCGGGGCGCAAAGGTGTGGCTGTGAACGCGGTCTACGATTTCTGGACTCCGGCACGGCACTACCAGAGCTACCACGGCGGGCTGCGGATCCTGAGCGAATCGGCGAGTGTGAGAATCGCATCGCCCGTCAACATCAAGGCGGAGCAGATCTCCAATCTAGCCCTGGGGTTCAATCCGCGGGAGAAGTCGTGGAACTACCTGGAGCCCTGGATGGGCGGGGACTGGAAGCTGCGCGACATCATCGACGACCAGTTGATCGCCATGGAGAGCCTGCTGAATACAGCCGCGCTCAGGCGCGAGGATTTCCTGAAGAACTTCTACGCGATCAACCAGCGGGCGGCGCAGCGGCGGGCTCCGTATTCGTTTGTGCTGCCGCCTACACAGGCGGATCCGGGTGCGGCCAGGAAGCTGCTTGAGACCTTGGAGTTCGGCGGAGTGGAGATAGAGAAGGCGGCCGAGGCGTTCCAGGTGGGTTCGAAGTCCTATCCGGCGGGGACGTTTGTGGTGAAGATGCAGCAGCCTTGGTCTGGGTTTGCGAAGGCGCTGCTGGAGCGCCAGAAGTATCCGGATCTGCGGGTATACCCGGGAGGCCCTCCACGGCGTCCCTACGACGTCACGGCGCAGACTTTGCCGCTGTTGATGGGTGTGCAGGTGGACACCATAGACGATCAGTTCCAGGCCAACCTGGCGGCTGTGAAGGATTTCCGATTCCCTGCGCAGGGGCTGAGCGGAAGCGATAGCGATTCCTGGAAGAAAGTGAACCAGGCGTGGAAGGCGGGTACTCCGGTGTGGCGCAATATGCAGACCGGGGAGTTCTCCCTGGGTGCCCGGCGCGCCGGGTTTACTCCCCTGAAGCGGCCAAAGGTCGGGCTCTACAAGTCGTATGTGCCGTCCATGGACGAAGGCTGGACGCGCTGGCTGGTGGAGCAATTCGGCTGGGAGTACTCGAGTGTCAGCAATTCAGAGATAAAGGGCGGCAAGCTGAACGACAGGTACGACGTCATCCTGTTTGCCGACCAGTCGCCGGGCTCGATCCAGAGCGGCTACCGGCAGGGCTCGATGCCGGAAGAGTACACCGGCGGGCTGGGTGCCGAAGGCGCCGAGTCATTGAAGCAGTTCGTGGAGGCGGGCGGCCGGCTGGTGTTCCTGAACGACTCCACAGAGTACGCCGTGGAGCAGTTGGGCGTCAAAGCGAAGAATGCCTTGAAGGGCGTCTCGAACCGCGATTTCTATTGTCCCGGTTCGTTGCTGAATGTGAAGCTGGAGCCCGGTTCGCCGCTGGGTTTGGGCCTCCCCCCGGAGTTCACGATTTGGAACGAGCAGAGCCCGGTGTGGGAGCCAGAGGAGGCTTCCGCAAAGGCTGTTGTGAAGTATGCTTCCGCTCCGGTGTTGGCCTCGGGCTGGCTGCTGGGGGAGAAGTATCTGGCCGGGAAGCCCGCGTTGCTGGACGTGGCGCAGGGCAAGGGCCACATCTTCCTGTTTGGCATGCGGCCTCAATACCGGGCGCAGAGCTGGCTCACCCTGAAGCTGCTGTTCAACGCGATGGCTTACTGA